The following is a genomic window from Pseudomonas lurida.
AGGTCGGTGCCTCTCCATTGAGGCCGGGTCGCTGACTGAACACCGCGAGCGCCAGAACGCGCACAGAGGCCGCTCCCAGCGTGCGCAGATGCTCTGCCAGCTCGTCCATGCACTTGAGCCCTGGCGCATCGTTATCAGGCCATAGCAGCACATCGCGCCCAATCAACGGACCAAAGTCAGACTTGCGCCAAGAGTTCGTTCCGTTGAGCCAGCAGGTGGCCACGTGCCCCGGCATAAGCAGTGCGGCTGCGTCGGCAGATTTTTCGCCCTCGGTAACGACGACTGGCGCCTCGGCGCGTTGCTTGAGGTGATCGAGGTGCAACAGCGGACGCGATTCCGGCAAACCCTGCCAGCGCCATTGGAGGACACCATTTTTGCCTTTGCACCAGGTCAGAGGTGCAAACACCTTACGCGAATTGCCGCTGTCATCTGGAGGCAGCTCAAAGCGATAGAGCACCATCAAAGGTTGGGCGTCAGCGTCTCGATAGACCCAAACTTTTGAGGGTGTTCCGTGCTGGCGATGCTTGACCAAAATTTTCGCCATGGCCTCATCAGGAATGGGGCGGATCGCCACCCAATCCGGTGTTTTGCTTGGCGCCGATTTCGCAGCTGTTGAGACGCTATTTGAGTCGTTGGTTACACCCAAAAAGTCGGCGAGTTTGTTGCACGCTTCGACCTCTGTTCCTCCGTCCAGATAACGGACCAAATCAATCAGGTCGCCGCCCTTGTCGCCGGTGGCAAAGTCCGCCCAGGTGCCCTTGGTCAAATTCACCTTGAACGATCCGGCGTGCTTGTCGGCGCGAGTTGGATTCGGCGCTGAATATTCCTTGCCGCCGTCTTCGCGTTTCCCGTTGGGTAGCCAGTGAGCCAATACTCGGTCAATCGCCTTAAGGGAGGCGGCTTTCACCTGGGCGAAGCTGGGGCGTTTGCGTGTTTTAGCGGGGCGCTCTGTCATTGGTCAGGCCTCGCAAGAAATAGCCCGTCCGTGACGTCATCGATGAGTGCTTTTGCCATCTCGCCCAGGTAATAGGAGGCCCAACTTAACCGCTCGCAGTTATCGGTCATGGCGGCGTCGAACGCGAATTGATTGGCGAAAAATTGCAGGTGTGATGCGACCTCTAAAGCCTCATCGATTGATATGCCTGGGTTGACGCGAAACAGCATCCGACCTTCTTTATTCACCTTGGTGAACTGGGTATGGCCTGGTGTTTTATGTTCGGCTGGCGAGGTCATTGGGCACCTCCATCACGAGGCATTTTGCGAGTGGAATCGTGGCCGTGTTCGGCCAGTGTTTTTATGAGAGCCAGTGCGCCGCGTACATCCCAAAGGGTGCCCGCCACTATCGCTGTTGGGAGCGGCGGTCTGCCCTCTATGAAGTGGTCCTCAAGCAACGCCAAGACCGAGTCGGCACGAATGATGATGCAGTTGATTGCATCGATTGGTATGCCTGCTTCGACGTCGCCGGAGACGGTCAAAAGCTCTTCTGGCAGAGCGAGGCATTTCGATTTCATTTCACACCCCCTGTAGCTTCCAGGGCGCGTGCTTTTTCCATGTGAGAGTTGTAACGGGCGAGGCGAGAACGGAGGCTGGAGTTTGCGTGTAGAGCGGCGCGAGCCATTGCCCGGTGGGCAGCAGCACGGATTTTGGACGGATTGAGGGCGTGCATGGTGGAGCTCCTTCTTAAGTAGAAGCTGCCACGAATCGCCGCTAAACGAATATGGGTGGCAGCTATGCACGGGTTAGCGGACCGGGTAAGAAGGAACCCGGCAGACCCGAAGGTCTCCCGTGCACAGCCGCCATAACGCAGGAGTGCGGGCACAAAAAAAGCGCCTGCAATCGAAATGGTGGCGCCTGTGCGCCTTCTTAAACTCGGGCCGCTAAACCCGGTCGCTGAATTTGCAGCGACGGCCAGAGCATAGCGCTCAGTTTTCCGACGTGCAACCACAAGCGAAGCTTGAAGATTTGCTGGGAGCGAAATACATTGATTGGGCATCTAGATTTACCTCCAACGCCCCCGGTTGCCGCCGGGGGCGTTTTCATTTCAGGCATGAAATTCCCAGCGCAGGTGAAGCAGCGGCAGATAGCCGCCCTCGATCATCGAGCGTGCATACTCGTAGGCAGCTGCTTTTTGGTCATCCTCGATAGCGACGAGGCTGAGTTTTTCTGTATGCATCGCGAGTACGCCCCAGTTGCCGTCAGGCCACGTCATGACGACGACAGCCCGGTCCAGGCTTTCATGCTTATTTCTAAACCGGATGAGGCGCTGCATGGCTGCTTGAGACAGGCCGATTTCCTGGAGGAGGGAGAATGGGTGCAATGTCGCCTTGTGAGCTACAGACGCTCTCATGCGGCCTCCTTGGCGCGCAGCGCGATGCGTGCTCGGACCCAGCTTTGAACCTCACTCAAAACCCAGGCTACCGGCGCTCCACGGGCGGTGCTTTCGCTGAGTTTTACGGGGAGAGGAAAACCGCTTTCGGGCTGGCACATCAGCTTATAAATCGTGGATCTGGCAAGACCGACGATGGCTGAGACTTCACCTATACGGATCAGCGTAGTGGCTGGATCAAGTTGAAAGGGGAGAGGGTTCCGGTCAGTCATGATCGTCCCCCTCTGGCCCAAATGAGGTCGCATCCAAAGACAGAATTTCATTCCTGGATTGGAATATCCACTGGACGACCTCGACAAGGCGATAACGGTATTGTCCTGCGATCCCTGTCGATGTGAGCGGCTTACCCCGGCGGCGCCAATCCGCAAGAGTTCCGTAGCCTATGCGCAGCGAATAACCGACCTGTCCCTCAGACAAAAAACCATGCGGGACACTCGCGAGCGGTTCTAAATCTCCGATGTTTTTGCTGCAACGGTACAACCAGCGCAATACCTCGGACCTTCGGTATTTGGGCCTGCCGTCGACGTTCGTCCAGTTGAGAGGTCTACCCTTGCGGCGCCATTCCGCAAGGGTTTCGGGGCAGATGCGCAGTGCGTAAGCGACTTGCCCGCCAGTCAAAAAGTCATGCGAGCCGTGGGTGACGTTTGTCCGCGCCTGGGTGGGAGCAGCGGTGTTTAGCGATTCTGATGGAGCGGCGTTTGCGTACATATCAATCTCCTGCGTATCCGTGATCGACAGGAGCGACTTTATTTTTCCAATTGGAACTGTGCTTAGCTCATTCCCATATATTTCTCATCCGCTCAAGAATCTCCCGACCGGCTTCACTCGCCTGCTCATCATCTGGGCCTGAACGCTTTTTCTTGGGAGCCCATACCTTGCCCTGAACCAGGATGTTCTGTATTTGCTTCATGCTGAGATTGTGTTTTTTCGAAAGAGTCGCCACCACCCGGGCGTGGATTTTTCCTGATCCCATATCGCGCACGTAGGCATCGCAAATACTTTTGTCTCGCGGGGCATTACCTAAACGTCTGACTCTCGCCGATTTATCGGAGCCTTTGCGTGAGACCGCTTTGCGATATTCTTGAGCTGTCTGTTGTTGAGGTGTTGCATTTTTTTCATCCGCTTCGGCTTTAACGGCATAGGTCTCGGCCTCTGCAATGTAACTCCGAGCGTCCCCCAAATAGGTTGCGAAAGACTCCCCAGTTTCACTTTCCTCGACCCTGAATTGCTCGCGATGGTTGTTGACCCTCTCGAGATAAGAGTCAGGGAAGACACGCGCCATTTTTATAGCTCGTTCATGGTCACCACGGTTTGCGTCACCCTCGACTAGGTCTATCCATTCCCAAAGCGTGAAGATTGCTCGACACGCGCGATCCATCGCTAGGGTTGCCACTAGCTGAGCATCAGATATTCCAGAGCTATCAAGGCGGCTAGTGCGTGTTGCAAACGCTAGCCCTAACGCAGGAAACCTGTTGAACGATTGTCGAATGTTGGACGACAGATGACATACCGCAGAAACTACCTTACGGGCACGTGGATCCCAGCCCTCGTCGCAAACGTAGAATTCTTTCCAGAACGATTGCCCTTTGCAGATCACATCAAATGCCTCCGCGAAGCGATCCTCAAATTCAGGGTACAAAGCGCGGGTCGTAAGCGTTGTGGGTGGGTCATAAGTATCCACATCCAGCGGGTGCCCAAGAAGATCCCTATAAGGCATCGGCCACCCCCACACCCCTGAGATAATTCAGTGAACGCGCGATCCATAAATTCCCCAAGAGCCTTAGTGCACGGGGCCTACAGCCGGATATGGCGGGTTTGAGGTGTTCCATTTGAGGCGCTTTATGGGTGGAACACCTTTTTTGTGTGGAACACCATGTGTTCCAGCTAAAACAAAAAGGTGTTCCACCGCTGGAGGCCACGAGGGACGTGGCTTTCAGCGTTTGTGGAACACCTGGAACACCTGGAACACCGTTTTTTGAGGGGGTACGGAAACGCATCATTATTCGACCCTGCCGAAATTCCCTTCGATCACGTTACCTTTCTCCAGTCGATCAAGGTAATCGGCATACCACTGCATCATTTTTGTTCGCTGAATTAAATACTGGGCTTTGTTGTAGACCCCGCGCACACCTGGCGTTTTATGACTGAGCTGGGCTTCAATATGGTCAGTATCAAACCCATGTTCATTCAGAGCGGTGCTAGCGATATGCCGGAATCCGTGGCCTGTCTGTCGACCCTGATAGCCGAGTCGGCGTAGAGCCATTAGAAATACCGTGTCGCTTCGAGGTTTGGTGCGGTCGCTTCTGCCAGGAAAGAGTAATGGGTAAGCGCCGGTCAGGACGTGCAGCTCTTTGAGGGCTTCAATGGACTGACGGCTGAGTGGTACTAAATGCTCGAGGCCTTTTTTACGGCCTTTGCGTTCCACTGGGATCGTCCAAAGTTTTTTATCTAAGTCGAACTCCTTCCATCTGGCTTCTCGCAACTCACTGGGACGTACGGCTATTAGGGCAAGGAGGCGTAGACCCAACTGTACATCTTTGGCGTGAGGGTATGAGCGAATGGCGCGGAGGAGAGCGGGCAACTCTTCAATGCTGACGTGGGCGAAATTCTCGACCTTGCCTGTAGATAAAAATTTATGCACCCCTTCAAGGGGGTTGTTTATTGCGCGACCTGTTACACGCGCCAGGTCATAAATCTCCTTGCAGTAGGCTCTGACCCGACTCAACTGCTCAAGGATGCCTTTTTGTTCCATCCCGCGTAGCAGCACCATCCACTCCATCGACAGAATGCTTGTGTATGGGCGATTGCCGAAGATGGGGAATACATGGAGCTCTAACGCTCCCAAAATCCGTTTAGCGGTGCCGGGATCCCAGGAGGTGAGTCGAGAGGCGTACCACTCGCGTGCAAGTGACTCGAACGTATTGTTACTGGCCGCTAGCTCAGCAGCCCGGCGAGCCTGTCTCGTCGCGATGGGGTTTTTGCCGTCGGCGGCATCACTGCGAAGCGAAGCAGCCTTCTGACGTGCTAGTGAACCACTTACCTCGGGATAGCCCCCCAAGCCTAGCCAGCTCCATTTGCCGGCTGGCGTTTTATAGCGCAGTTGCCAGGACTTTTGACCGTCGGGTTTCACGCGGAAATACAGACCGTTGCCGTCCTGCTCCCGGTATTCCTTGGTGTCAGGCTCCAGCCCCGCTAAAACCGTGTCTGACAATGGACGACGCTTGATTTCAGAGCGCTTCATGGGTCTGTATCCCCTGAGTTCTATTTTTATCCAAGGATACACAGTGGGATACACGGTGGGAAGATATAGGGGTAGACAGAGGTGAACAGCCAGAAACAAGAAAGCCCGCACGGGGCGGGCTTCTTGGGGTGTTTCGTAGACTGTCTGAGACAGCCAGAAACTAGTATGTGGTGCACCCGGCGGGATTCGAACCCACGACCCCTGCCTTCGGAGGGCAGTACTCTATCCAGCTGAGCTACGGATGCTTGTGCGGGCGACATCATACCCATGTCGACCTTGGGCGTCCATGCTGGTCTTTGGGCGTTCACGCGTAGGAATCTGCTGCTTAGAGGCCCTGCGCCTGGGGCCGGTGATCGGGGTGCTGGAACCTGGCCTAAATACGTTGATCAGAAAGTTTCGGCAAATGCGCCGTTTTCGTTCTTTTTTTCGAACAGACTATTGCCCTGTACCCCCATTGATCCTAGGATTCGTTTGAGATTTCAAACGCTCTGTCTCCCGTGCGCTGTTCACTCAATGCCGCGCGCTGGGGCTGATTTCCCTGACGGCAGCCCACAAGGCGCCTTTCAACAACTCTAATTCGCTCCGCGTGCGCGCGGTGCTGTTAAGGAAAGCCGACATGCAGCTCAAAGATACCCAGTTGTTCCGCCAGCAAGCCTTTATCGATGGCGCTTGGGTCGATGCGGACAACGGTCAGACCATCAAGGTCAACAACCCTGCCACGGGTGAGATTCTGGGCACTGTGCCGAAGATGGGCGCTGCCGAAACCCGCCGCGCCATCGAAGCGGCCGACAAGGCCCTGCCGGCCTGGCGTGCGCTGACGGCCAAGGAGCGCGCCAACAAGCTGCGCCGTTGGTTCGAGCTGCTGATCGAAAACCAGGAAGACCTCGGTCGCCTGATGACCCTCGAGCAAGGCAAGCCGCTGGCCGAAGCCAAGGGCGAGATCGTGTATGCCGCGTCCTTTATCGAGTGGTTCGCCGAAGAAGCCAAGCGCATCTACGGCGACGTGATCCCTGGCCACCAGCCCGACAAGCGCCTGATCGTGATCAAGCAGCCGATCGGTGTGACCGCCGCGATTACCCCGTGGAACTTCCCGGCCGCGATGATCACCCGTAAAGCCGGCCCGGCCCTGGCCGCTGGTTGCACCATGGTGATCAAGCCGGCTTCGCAAACCCCGTTCTCGGCCCTGGCGCTGGTTGAGCTGGCGCACCGCGCCGGCATCCCCAAAGGCGTGCTGAGCGTGGTGACCGGCAGCGCTGGCGATATCGGCGGCGAGCTGACCAGCAACCCGATCGTGCGCAAGTTGTCCTTCACCGGCTCTACCGAAATCGGTCGCCAACTGATGGCCGAGTGCGCCAAGGACATCAAGAAAGTCTCGCTGGAACTGGGCGGTAACGCGCCGTTCATCGTGTTCGACGACGCGGACCTGGATAAGGCCGTCGAAGGCGCGATCATCTCCAAGTACCGCAACAACGGCCAGACCTGCGTCTGCGCCAACCGCCTGTACATCCAGGATTCGGTGTACGACGCGTTCGCGGAAAAACTCAAAGTGGCGGTGGCCAAGCTCAAGATCGGCAACGGCCTGGAAGAAGGCACCACTACGGGCCCGTTGATCGACGAAAAAGCCGTGGCCAAGGTCCAGGAGCACATTGCTGATGCGTTGAGCAAAGGCGCCAAGCTGTTGGCCGGAGGCAAGGTGATGGAAGGCAACTTCTTCGAACCAACCATCCTGGTCGACGTGCCGAAGGACGCCGCCGTGGCGAAGGAAGAAACCTTCGGCCCATTGGCACCGCTGTTCCGCTTCAAAGATGAAGCCGAAGTGATCGCGATGTCCAACGACACCGAGTTCGGCCTGGCGTCCTACTTCTATGCCCGTGACCTGGGCCGTGTGTTCCGCGTGGCGGAAGCCCTCGAATACGGTATGGTCGGCGTCAACACCGGGTTGATCTCCAACGAAGTGGCGCCGTTCGGCGGCATCAAGGCCTCGGGCCTGGGCCGTGAAGGCTCCAAGTACGGGATCGAGGATTACCTGGAAATCAAATACCTCTGCCTGGGCATCTAACCCGTCCGGCAAGGCATTGCAGCAAACGCAAAGGGCACGAGAGCGCTGACCCTTTGCGTGTTTCAAAACGTTATTCGTAGTGGCCGGGAAAGCTGTGGCAGTCGATCATCGCATGCTGCCGTAGTTGCCTCCCCGCCACGTATTCCTTGGACCACGCCACACGATGAGTGGCGAATGAGGACTTTATGAGCAAGACCAACGCATCCCTGATGAAACGCCGCGAAGCCGCTGTACCGCGCGGTGTTGGCCAGATTCACCCGATCTTCGCCGAATCCGCGAAGAACGCCACCGTGACCGACGTTGAAGGTCGCGAGTTCATCGACTTCGCCGGCGGTATTGCCGTGCTGAACACCGGCCACGTGCACCCGAAAATCATCGCCGCCGTCACCGAGCAGTTGAACAAGCTGACCCACACTTGCTTCCAGGTCCTGGCCTACGAGCCCTACGTGGAACTGTGCGAGAAAGTGAACGCCAAGGTTCCAGGTGATTTCGCCAAGAAAACCCTGCTGGTCACCACCGGTTCCGAAGCCGTTGAGAACGCCGTGAAAATCGCCCGTGCCGCCACTGGCCGTGCCGGCGTCATCGCGTTTACCGGTGCCTACCACGGCCGCACCATGATGACCCTGGGCCTCACCGGTAAAGTCGTGCCTTACTCGGCCGGCATGGGCCTGATGCCAGGCGGCGTGTTCCGTGCGCTGTACCCGAACGAACTGCACGGTGTGAGCGTTGACGACTCCATCGCCAGCATCGAACGCATCTTCAAGAACGATGCCGAGCCCCGTGATATCGCGGCGATCATCATCGAGCCAGTCCAGGGCGAAGGCGGTTTCTACGTCGCGCCTAAAGCTTTCATGAAGCGCCTGCGCGAGCTGTGCGACAAGCACGGCATCCTGCTGATCGCCGACGAAGTGCAAACCGGTGCCGGCCGTACCGGTACCTTCTTTGCCATGGAACAGATGGGCGTTGCCGCCGACCTGACCACCTTCGCCAAATCCATCGCTGGTGGCTTCCCCCTGGCCGGTGTGTGTGGCAAGGCGGAATACATGGACGCCATCGCTCCAGGCGGCTTGGGCGGCACCTACGCCGGTAGCCCGATCGCTTGCGCGGCCGCGCTGGCGGTCATGGAGGTGTTCGAAGAAGAGCACCTGCTGGACCGCTGCAAAGCCGTCGGCGAGCGTCTGGTGACCGGTCTGAAAGCCATCCAGGCCAAGTACCCGGTGATCGGCGAAGTGCGTGCCTTGGGCGCGATGATTGCGGTCGAGCTGTTCGAAGATGGCGACAGCCACAAGCCGAACGCCGCTGCCGTTGCCTCCGTGGTCGCCAAGGCGCGCGACAAGGGCCTGATCCTGCTGTCCTGCGGCACCTACGGCAACGTCTTGCGCGTACTGGTCCCGCTGACCTCGCCGGACGAGCAGTTGGACAAAGGCCTGGCGATCATCGAAGAGTGCTTCTCCGAGCTGTAACCGGAAGCTGACCTGGTCGACAGAAAAAACCCGCTTCGGCGGGTTTTTTTATGCCGATTGCCGCCTATTCAGGCCGTGTTCATTGTACGTAGGCGCCTTCATTGTCTAAGGTTGCAGCATTGCCGATGGAGCGTGCTGGATGACTGCTGTTGATTTACCTGCTGTACCCCGCGTGTTGATTGCCGAGGCGGACCCTTGGTCGCGGGACCTGCTCAAGCACGTGTTGTTGAATGTGCGCTGCGATGCGCGGCTGGATGTGTGTGCCGACGGGCAGCACGCCGCCACGTTGCTGCGGGAAAAGACCTATGACCTGATCCTGGCGGATTGGGAACTGCCGGGCATCGACGGCCTGAGCCTGCTGCGCAGCGTGCGCCAGAAGCGTCGCTCGCCCGCGCTGCCCTTCATTCTGCTCAGCAGCCGCAATGACAGCGCCAGCGTGCACGAAGCCTTGCCCCTGGCACCCACGGCCTACCTGAGCAAACCCCTGAACATGGAAGGCCTGACACAGCGTCTGCAAGACCTGTTGCTCAACGAAGGCGAAAACGTCTACTGCGAGATCCCACCCCTGGCGCCCGGCATGACCTTGCCGGTGTTCCTGGAGCGCCGCCGCGAAGCCTCGGATGGCGCGCCATTGCGCGTGGATGTGAAAGCCGCCGTGCAACACAGCCTTGGGCCTGATGGCCTGGACCTCAAGCATCTGGAAGACCAGGTGCGCATGGACCCCCAAATCACTGCCGTGTTGATCGCCGCCGCCAACAGCGCCGGCCATCACGGCACTCCGGTGCAAACCCTGCCCGCCGCCCTGCATAAGCTGGTGCCGGGGCAAAGCATGAACCTGATCCTGGGCTTGGCACTCAAGCACAACGTCGTACTCGGTGACCCGGCGCTGGTGGCCTACGCCGAGCGCCACTGGCAATTGTCCCTGGACACGGCCGACTACGCCCAACGCCTGGCGCGCATGCTGGAACTGGACGATGAGCGCTGCTACAGCGCCGGTATCCTCCATCGGTTGGGCGACCTGGCGCTGCTGCGTTGCCTGGAAGACTGGCGCCAGGGCGGTGGTGCGTTGGATGACGAAACGATTGGTGAGTCGCTGTACACCTTTGGCGCCGCCTATGGCTCGGCGCTGCGGGCGCGTTGGCGTTTGCCGTTGGAACTGCGGCAGTTGATTGCGGCGACCTATTCCCTGGAGGGTGGGGTGTATGGCCTCGATGCGCTGGTGATGAACCTCGCGGCGCAGATGGCGCGCTTGACCGAGCACGAAGGGCTGGAAGCGCTGGCGGCGGGCAAGACGGCGCGATTGCTCAAGGTCGGCTTGTCGGAACTCACACGGGTGCGCAAGGCCTAGAGCGTCCCGCACCCCAATGTGGGAGCGGGCTTGCCCGCGAAAGCGCCGTGTCAGTCGCCACATGTGTCACTGAGCCCCGCCTTCACACGGGTGCGCAAGGCCCAGAGCGCCACGCACTCCAATGTGGGAGCGGGCTTGCCCGCGAAAGCGTCGTGTCAGTCGACATATGTGTCACTGAGCCCCGCCTTCACACGGGTACGCAAGGCCCAGAGCGCCACGCCCCCCAATGTGGGAGCGGGCTTGCCCGCGAAAGCGTCGTGTCAGTCGCCACATGTGTCACTGAGCCACCGCCTTCGCGGGCAAGCCCGCTCCCACATTGGTGTTTACTGTTGCAGATGAAGGTGTTCGGGTTCAGCCCGCGATGACGCGGTTCTTGCCCAGGCGCTTGGCCTCGTACATGGCCGCATCGGCGCGGGCGAACAGGCTGTCCAGGGTTGAGTCTGCCTCGGTGAGGCTGGCCAGGCCCTGGCTGATGGTCACGCTGAAGGCCTGGCCTTCGTAGCTGAAACTCAGCTCCTGGATCTCTTTGCCCAATCGCTCGGCCACCTGCAACGCCATCTCTGGCGCGCAGCCGGGCAGCACCGCGGCGAATTCTTCGCCCCCAATACGCCCGAACAGGTCACCCCGGCGTAACACCCCGCGGCCGCTCTCGGCGATGCGTCGCAGCACCTGATCGCCCTCCAGGTGGCCGTAGGTGTCGTTGACGTCCTTGAAATCATCGATGTCCAGCAACAGGAAGGACAGCGGCGCGCCTTGGGCGCAGGCGCTGTCGAACGCCTGGTTGGCGCATTCGAAGAAGTGCCGGCGGTTGCTGCTCTGGGTCAGCACGTCGGTGGTCGCGAGACGGTGCAGCTCCAGTTCCATCTGTTTCTTTTCGGTGATGTCTTCGGCCATGCCCACCACGATCAGCGGCTCGCCTGGTTCGACCTGCTGGTTGATATAGCACTTGTCGCTCAACCAGCGAATCTGCCCGTCTGCGGTGATGATGCGGTATTCGCGATCTTCCACGGCGGTCTGTTCCAGCACGCGGGCCAGGCTGTGCTCGGCATAGTCGAGGTCTTCGGGGTGAATGCTGTTGCGCCACTCCCGGTAGTCCGCCAGCAGCAGGGCGGAGGAGCGGCCGAACACCCGCTCGTAGGCCGGGCTTACGTACAGCACGCGGCGGGTTTCCCAGTCGATGGCCCACAGCACGGCGTTCACGCTGACCAGCATTGAGCTCAGCAGCTGCTCACGCTCGCTCAGTCGCTCGACTTCGCCCTGGGCATGCATCAACGCCAGCAGGGTCGCCGCCGCTGCTGGGCGGGGATGCTCAGCAATGGGGGCGTCGATTAAGGAGGACTTTTCGTGAACCATCGGCACAACTCTCTCTGGGCGCGCCGCTCATTGGAGCAGCGGTCACTACAAGGGGCCACCATGATGGCGAAGTGTTCATTGAGAGAGGCGAATTGCAGTGAAGTTCCGTCAACAGGACCGATTGCCGGTGACCGAGAAATGACGCCAAAAAGCTGATAGGCGGGAGGGGAACCCCTCCCGCCGCACTGTCAGACGGCTGCAGGACGCAGCGAATAGGTCTTCAGTTGGTGAGCAAAATCCCTCAGGGATTGGATGCCGCTGGCCTCGGCTTCGTGCACCCATTCCTTGATGGCCGCCAACATGTCGTGCCCGTTGGAGCTGGTCTTGAGCCAGATCTGCTGCAGCGCCAGGCGCTTTTCATAGATCACTTTAAGGGCGTGGCTGTGTTCCAGCATGCTCTGGATACGCACGTGGTGGCGGTCATCCAGCAAGCTGGTTTCCCGCGACAACAGGCGCTTGGCACGGTGGAATTGGTGGCGAACCGAGTGATCGACCTTTTCCAGCTCCTGCTTGACCAGCGGGCCGATTACCAACTTGCGGTACTGGGCCATGATCTGGAAGCGGTTGTTGAGGATCGCCATGGCAGTGTCCATGTCCAGGTGGCCCTTGCCTTCCACGCGGTGGGCGATCGGCGCGACGCGCTGGACCTTGGCCAGGCGCAGGAAACTGAACACCTTGATCCATGCCCAGCCCAGGTCGAACTCCCACTTCTTCACCGACAGTTTGGCGGAGTTGGGGTAGGTGTGGTGGTTGTTATGCAGCTCTTCGCCGCCGACGATGATGCCCCACGGCACGAGGTTGGTCGCTGCGTCACGGCATTCGAAGTTGCGATAGCCCACGGCATGCCCCAGGCCGTTGATTACGCCGGCCGCCCAGAACGGAATCCACATCATCTGGATCGCCCAGATGGTGATGCCGATGGTGCCGAACAGCATCAGGTCGATCACGCCCATGATCGCCACGCCCAACAGCGGGTAGGGGGTGTAGAGCTTGCGCTCGATCCAGTCGTCCGGGCAGTTCTTGCCGTAGATGCGCAGGGTCTCGGGGTTTTCGGCCTCGGCGCGGTACAGCTCGGCGCCTTTGCGCAGGACAGTGGACAGGCCCTTGATGACCGGGCTGTGCGGGTCGTCGACGGTTTCGCACTTGGCGTGATGCTTGCGGTGGATAGCGGTCCACTCGCGGGTGTTCTGCGCCGTGGTCAGCCACAGCCAGAAGCGGAAGAAGTGTTTCAGGCCGGCATTGAGCTCCAGGGAGCGATGGGCTGAATAGCGGTGCAGATAGACCGTGACCGCAACAATGGTCACGTGGGTCATCAACAGAGTGACTGCCACCAGTTGCCAGGCTGACAAGTCAAGAAAACCGTTGTACCACATAGGCTGTATGGCCCTCAGATAAAGAAAAGAACAGCTCACGCATTATCACTAAGCCTACACAGAAAACCAGCCACGCTTTCAGATAGGAGTGACTGGATGTTTCTTATTCTATAATCCGCAGCCTTTGTAGGGCGATTCTGTTTTTGGGTAAGGATTACTGACCATATGCTGTTTTCATACCGAGGTGCCCTGCGTGTGGGGCTGGTATACCTGCTGGTTTCCGTTCTGTGGATAGGCCTGACTCAGCGGTTATTGATCGAGTTTCTCGATAACCCGAGTGACCTGAACCACTGGCTGCAGGTGCGCGGCTACGTGTGGGTGGCCCTCAGTGCTCTGGCGATTTACCTGCTATGTGCACGGTTTGCGCGCGCCCACCAGCTGCAGCAGCCCCTGGAGGAAAACCGCGAACGCCTGCGCCAGGCCGCCGCCGTGTTCGATTGCACCCGCGAAGGCGTGCTGGTCACCGATGCCCGGGGACTGATCGTCCACGTCAATCGCGCATTCATGGAGATCACCGGCTATCGGCGCGAAGACGTCATGGGCCAGCAGCCCAGCCTGTTCAAGTCCGGTCGCCATTCGTCGAATTTCTACCAGCAGATGTTCCAGAGCCTGGAGCGCACGGGCGAATGGAGTGGTGAAATCTGGAACCGCCGCAAAAGCGGCGAGATTTATCCACAGTGGCAAACCATTCGTGTGATTCACGATGACCACGGCAAGGTCAGCCAT
Proteins encoded in this region:
- a CDS encoding HDOD domain-containing protein — translated: MTAVDLPAVPRVLIAEADPWSRDLLKHVLLNVRCDARLDVCADGQHAATLLREKTYDLILADWELPGIDGLSLLRSVRQKRRSPALPFILLSSRNDSASVHEALPLAPTAYLSKPLNMEGLTQRLQDLLLNEGENVYCEIPPLAPGMTLPVFLERRREASDGAPLRVDVKAAVQHSLGPDGLDLKHLEDQVRMDPQITAVLIAAANSAGHHGTPVQTLPAALHKLVPGQSMNLILGLALKHNVVLGDPALVAYAERHWQLSLDTADYAQRLARMLELDDERCYSAGILHRLGDLALLRCLEDWRQGGGALDDETIGESLYTFGAAYGSALRARWRLPLELRQLIAATYSLEGGVYGLDALVMNLAAQMARLTEHEGLEALAAGKTARLLKVGLSELTRVRKA
- a CDS encoding sensor domain-containing diguanylate cyclase; the encoded protein is MVHEKSSLIDAPIAEHPRPAAAATLLALMHAQGEVERLSEREQLLSSMLVSVNAVLWAIDWETRRVLYVSPAYERVFGRSSALLLADYREWRNSIHPEDLDYAEHSLARVLEQTAVEDREYRIITADGQIRWLSDKCYINQQVEPGEPLIVVGMAEDITEKKQMELELHRLATTDVLTQSSNRRHFFECANQAFDSACAQGAPLSFLLLDIDDFKDVNDTYGHLEGDQVLRRIAESGRGVLRRGDLFGRIGGEEFAAVLPGCAPEMALQVAERLGKEIQELSFSYEGQAFSVTISQGLASLTEADSTLDSLFARADAAMYEAKRLGKNRVIAG
- the desA gene encoding delta-9 fatty acid desaturase DesA, whose protein sequence is MWYNGFLDLSAWQLVAVTLLMTHVTIVAVTVYLHRYSAHRSLELNAGLKHFFRFWLWLTTAQNTREWTAIHRKHHAKCETVDDPHSPVIKGLSTVLRKGAELYRAEAENPETLRIYGKNCPDDWIERKLYTPYPLLGVAIMGVIDLMLFGTIGITIWAIQMMWIPFWAAGVINGLGHAVGYRNFECRDAATNLVPWGIIVGGEELHNNHHTYPNSAKLSVKKWEFDLGWAWIKVFSFLRLAKVQRVAPIAHRVEGKGHLDMDTAMAILNNRFQIMAQYRKLVIGPLVKQELEKVDHSVRHQFHRAKRLLSRETSLLDDRHHVRIQSMLEHSHALKVIYEKRLALQQIWLKTSSNGHDMLAAIKEWVHEAEASGIQSLRDFAHQLKTYSLRPAAV